In a genomic window of Terriglobia bacterium:
- a CDS encoding glycine--tRNA ligase subunit alpha, with amino-acid sequence MQQKNFQQIILTLEQYWDREGCALQQPYDLEVGAGTMAPETFLRVLGPEPYRVGYVMPSRRPADGRYGDNPNRVQKHYQYQVILKPAPQDSQDLYLRSLQALGIDLREHDLRFEEDNWESPTLGAWGIGWQVLLDGLEITQFTYFQQAGGIDLDPVSCEITYGLERIGTFIAEVDSIYDLVWTKGLSYRDVRHREEVEFSKYNFEVANVPMLFSLFNLFEEECNRLLALDLVLPAYDYCLKCSHTFNLLDSRGAISVTERVGLIARVRQLACEVARRYVAGRRQQEFPLLQATGADTAPGPA; translated from the coding sequence ATGCAACAGAAGAACTTTCAACAGATAATTCTGACGCTCGAGCAGTACTGGGATCGCGAGGGCTGCGCGCTGCAGCAGCCATACGATCTCGAAGTCGGAGCAGGCACGATGGCCCCGGAGACATTCCTGAGAGTGCTCGGGCCGGAGCCGTACCGCGTGGGATACGTAATGCCGTCGCGCAGGCCTGCGGATGGACGCTATGGAGACAATCCCAATCGCGTTCAGAAACACTACCAGTATCAAGTGATCCTCAAGCCTGCCCCGCAAGATTCGCAGGACCTTTACCTCAGGAGTCTGCAAGCGCTCGGGATTGACCTGCGGGAACACGATCTGCGGTTCGAGGAGGACAACTGGGAGTCGCCGACGCTGGGAGCGTGGGGCATCGGCTGGCAAGTGCTGCTTGATGGGCTCGAAATCACCCAGTTTACCTACTTTCAGCAGGCGGGCGGAATCGACCTCGATCCGGTGAGCTGCGAGATCACTTACGGACTCGAGCGCATCGGCACGTTCATCGCCGAGGTTGACAGCATCTACGATCTGGTCTGGACGAAGGGGCTGAGCTATCGCGATGTCCGCCATCGGGAGGAGGTCGAATTCTCCAAGTACAATTTCGAAGTCGCGAACGTGCCCATGCTCTTCAGCTTGTTCAACCTCTTCGAGGAAGAGTGCAACCGTCTGCTGGCGCTCGATCTGGTGTTACCCGCATACGACTACTGCTTGAAATGCTCCCACACTTTCAACCTGCTTGATTCACGGGGGGCCATCAGCGTGACCGAACGCGTCGGCCTGATCGCACGCGTGCGGCAACTTGCCTGCGAAGTGGCCCGCCGATACGTTGCCGGCCGCAGGCAGCAGGAGTTTCCGCTGCTGCAGGCAACCGGCGCCGATACTGCGCCCGGGCCAGCGTAG
- the pssA gene encoding CDP-diacylglycerol--serine O-phosphatidyltransferase, which produces MRSQAQIAEGDMEERPRHRLGRSVFILPSLFTVGNIFCGYYAIISTMHGNYDRAAEAIGVAIILDALDGKIARLTNSTSGFGLQLDSLADVISFGIAPSILAFFWGLQSVDYRLGWTAAFTFTICGAMRLARFNVQAGRFKHFVGLPIPAGGGTIAAIVYFFGAPVTGRISAGILVAAVFGLALLMISTFKYSSLKNLTLGRKSHFAVLIIALLVALIYSFSEWTLLVVALGYSLSGPVLRIYSLLQHRKRTPVEIHLPDTGEPH; this is translated from the coding sequence ATGAGGTCACAGGCACAGATTGCTGAAGGCGATATGGAAGAGCGGCCCAGGCATCGCCTGGGCCGCTCCGTATTCATCCTTCCCAGCCTGTTTACAGTCGGCAACATCTTTTGCGGCTACTATGCCATCATCTCGACCATGCACGGCAACTACGATCGTGCCGCGGAAGCCATCGGAGTAGCAATCATACTCGATGCGCTCGACGGCAAGATCGCTCGGCTCACGAACTCGACCTCGGGTTTCGGCCTCCAGCTCGACTCGCTGGCGGATGTGATTTCCTTCGGCATCGCCCCCTCCATTCTGGCGTTTTTCTGGGGGCTGCAGAGCGTGGACTACCGGCTTGGCTGGACCGCTGCCTTCACGTTCACCATTTGCGGAGCGATGCGACTGGCCCGCTTTAATGTTCAGGCGGGGCGTTTCAAGCACTTTGTCGGTCTGCCGATTCCTGCGGGCGGGGGCACAATAGCGGCCATCGTCTATTTCTTCGGCGCACCAGTCACCGGCAGAATCAGCGCCGGCATTCTGGTAGCGGCTGTCTTCGGGCTGGCGCTGCTGATGATCAGCACGTTCAAATACAGCAGCCTGAAGAATCTCACGCTCGGGAGGAAGTCGCACTTCGCGGTTCTGATCATCGCCCTTTTGGTCGCTTTGATTTACAGCTTCTCCGAATGGACGCTGCTGGTGGTTGCACTGGGATACTCGCTGTCGGGGCCGGTGCTGCGAATTTATTCACTCCTGCAGCACAGGAAGAGAACACCCGTGGAGATTCACCTCCCGGACACTGGTGAACCTCACTGA
- a CDS encoding D-alanine--D-alanine ligase, which yields MAKEKHRIRLGILFGGRSSEHEVSLSSAASVIGALDPSEFEVTAIGITRSGKLASSAEVRAMLPAELLDRVRLGGGSEEVLPWTGGFDAQREETNRRPEIIFPLLHGPYGEDGTIQGLLEIAGVPYVGCGVLASAVGMDKDAMKRLFAQARLPIVPFRVESSRGLEQRLDSLRHEIEVQFGYPVFSKPANLGSSVGVCKIHHAGEFDDAILSSAQFDHKIIIEKGIDARELECAVLGNNTPEASVVGEVVPACEFYNYEAKYANPDSRVQIPADIVDDKAKAVRDLALRAFRTIDGSGLARVDFFLDRKSGAVWLNEINTMPGFTSISMYPKLWNACGVPFDRLIRRLVDLGFERYRERMDLSHESSAGGMVAKPQKA from the coding sequence ATGGCGAAAGAGAAACATAGGATACGCCTCGGCATTCTGTTCGGGGGCAGATCCAGCGAACATGAGGTCTCGCTGTCGTCGGCCGCATCGGTGATCGGCGCGCTGGATCCGAGCGAATTCGAAGTGACGGCCATCGGCATTACCAGGAGCGGCAAGCTCGCCAGTAGCGCCGAGGTGCGAGCCATGCTCCCGGCCGAGCTTCTGGATCGGGTCAGGTTGGGTGGGGGCAGCGAAGAGGTTCTGCCCTGGACGGGTGGATTTGATGCGCAACGCGAAGAAACGAATCGGCGCCCTGAGATCATCTTTCCTCTGCTGCACGGCCCTTACGGCGAAGATGGAACGATCCAAGGGTTGCTGGAAATCGCCGGTGTGCCTTACGTGGGTTGCGGTGTGCTTGCGTCTGCCGTCGGGATGGATAAGGATGCGATGAAGCGCCTCTTTGCGCAGGCGCGGCTGCCGATCGTCCCGTTTCGGGTGGAATCCTCGCGCGGCCTGGAACAGAGGCTGGATAGCCTTCGGCACGAGATCGAGGTTCAATTCGGCTACCCGGTCTTTTCGAAACCTGCCAATCTTGGCTCCTCGGTCGGTGTCTGCAAGATCCATCATGCAGGCGAATTTGATGATGCGATCCTTTCCTCGGCGCAGTTCGACCACAAGATTATCATCGAGAAGGGGATTGATGCCAGAGAGCTGGAATGTGCCGTGCTCGGCAACAACACTCCCGAAGCCTCCGTGGTCGGCGAAGTGGTTCCGGCTTGCGAGTTTTACAATTATGAGGCCAAGTACGCCAATCCCGACAGCCGGGTTCAGATTCCCGCCGACATCGTCGACGACAAGGCCAAAGCCGTCAGGGATCTGGCGCTGCGCGCCTTCCGGACGATCGACGGGTCAGGATTGGCACGCGTGGATTTTTTCCTGGATCGCAAATCGGGCGCTGTCTGGCTCAACGAGATCAATACCATGCCGGGATTTACCAGCATCAGCATGTATCCCAAGTTGTGGAACGCCTGCGGTGTGCCTTTTGACCGGCTGATCCGGCGTCTCGTGGATCTGGGATTTGAGCGCTATCGGGAGCGCATGGACCTATCGCATGAATCGTCTGCTGGCGGCATGGTCGCAAAACCGCAAAAGGCGTGA
- the rpsT gene encoding 30S ribosomal protein S20 codes for MANHASALKAHRQSIRRKNRNRSNRSAFRTSLKTFSEKLTAGKIEDAKASLPQLYSDIDSAVDEGVLSSNAAARHKSRLSKHLNAAASPAAK; via the coding sequence ATGGCAAATCACGCGTCGGCGCTTAAGGCACACCGGCAAAGCATCAGGCGAAAGAACAGAAATCGCAGCAATCGCAGCGCTTTCAGAACATCTTTGAAGACGTTTTCCGAGAAACTCACGGCAGGCAAAATCGAGGACGCCAAGGCTTCTCTGCCGCAGCTTTACTCGGATATCGATAGCGCCGTCGACGAGGGCGTTCTGAGCAGCAACGCGGCAGCCCGTCATAAATCGCGGCTTTCTAAACACTTGAATGCCGCTGCGTCGCCCGCCGCAAAGTAG
- a CDS encoding integration host factor subunit beta, translating to MIKQDIVNRVADQLNITKVKAEIAVESVFNSLKNALKRGERIELRGFGVFIVKPRKSGVGRNPRTGEEVAIPPGKTIRFKPGKEIRADKIY from the coding sequence GTGATAAAACAGGACATCGTGAACCGTGTCGCCGACCAGTTGAATATCACAAAGGTTAAAGCGGAAATTGCGGTGGAATCTGTCTTCAACTCGCTCAAGAACGCGCTTAAGCGAGGAGAGAGGATCGAGCTGCGCGGTTTCGGGGTCTTCATCGTAAAGCCGCGTAAGAGCGGCGTCGGCCGAAACCCCAGGACCGGCGAGGAAGTCGCTATCCCCCCCGGAAAGACCATCCGTTTCAAGCCGGGCAAGGAAATTCGTGCCGACAAGATTTACTGA
- the dcd gene encoding dCTP deaminase yields the protein MGVMPDRWIAEMARKHGMIRPFAANRTRSGRISYGVSSYGYDFRLSREFKIPALGTAKRWDPKKMGQAPWIDHNSSSCWIASNSYVLGRSLEYFRIPRDILVICQGKSTYARCGLIVNVTPFEPEWEGFVTVSLVNAAPIPVRVFAGEGIAQLVFLKAESECETSYADRKGKYQAQKKIQIARL from the coding sequence ATGGGAGTGATGCCCGATCGCTGGATTGCAGAAATGGCGCGAAAGCACGGCATGATCCGTCCTTTTGCCGCAAACCGAACCCGTAGCGGCAGGATCTCTTACGGCGTCAGCTCTTACGGCTATGATTTCCGTCTTTCGCGTGAATTCAAGATACCGGCCTTGGGTACCGCTAAGCGTTGGGATCCCAAAAAGATGGGTCAGGCTCCCTGGATCGATCACAACAGTTCCTCCTGCTGGATTGCGTCGAACTCCTACGTGCTCGGACGATCTCTGGAGTACTTCCGAATTCCACGGGACATCCTTGTAATCTGTCAGGGGAAATCCACTTATGCGCGTTGCGGTCTGATCGTAAACGTTACGCCGTTCGAACCGGAGTGGGAAGGATTTGTCACCGTCTCCCTTGTCAATGCCGCACCCATCCCCGTCCGGGTTTTTGCCGGGGAAGGAATCGCCCAGCTCGTGTTTCTCAAAGCCGAGAGCGAGTGCGAAACGTCTTACGCCGATCGCAAAGGCAAGTACCAAGCACAGAAGAAGATCCAGATTGCGCGCCTCTAG
- the holA gene encoding DNA polymerase III subunit delta — translation MPTLTSDELDFDLDRGRFCPVYFFLGKEEYLLRTAISTLKAKAIAPEALAFNFVECSGRSTEGAKIVEEANTFPMMSPRRLVLVTDVDEMPAAGLEALAAYAGGPHEKTVLVLTAADFDRRTSFYKRMADCACVVEFAKLKEAALERWAGNFVSRRGYRIAPAALRRLVDLAGSDLLTLINEIEKLILYAGKEKEIQESAVDTLVPASREHGIFELTAALGRRDRKAALRLLGNLLEAGEAPLVIVSMMARHFRQILIAKELLAEGCGPREISRAAQVPEFILSDFLRQAKALEPEMARNMYQRLAHIDRSFKSSRPDERLLLEQLVCSL, via the coding sequence TTGCCTACACTGACCTCCGACGAACTTGATTTCGACCTTGACCGTGGCCGGTTCTGCCCCGTCTACTTCTTCCTCGGAAAAGAAGAGTATCTCTTGCGCACGGCAATCTCAACGCTCAAGGCCAAAGCCATCGCTCCTGAAGCGCTGGCCTTCAACTTTGTAGAGTGCAGCGGGCGTAGCACGGAGGGCGCGAAGATTGTGGAGGAAGCGAATACCTTCCCGATGATGTCGCCTCGCCGGCTCGTGCTGGTCACAGATGTCGACGAGATGCCGGCAGCCGGGCTGGAAGCACTCGCTGCATATGCGGGAGGGCCACACGAGAAGACCGTACTGGTCCTCACAGCCGCTGATTTCGATCGGCGAACTTCGTTCTATAAGCGCATGGCCGACTGCGCTTGCGTTGTCGAATTTGCGAAACTGAAGGAAGCCGCATTGGAAAGATGGGCGGGAAACTTCGTATCACGCCGTGGCTATCGGATCGCCCCGGCCGCGCTGAGGCGACTGGTGGATCTGGCCGGTTCCGATCTGCTCACTCTGATCAACGAGATCGAAAAACTCATCCTGTATGCCGGCAAGGAAAAGGAGATTCAGGAATCGGCCGTCGACACCCTGGTCCCGGCGAGCCGTGAGCACGGGATTTTCGAGCTCACTGCCGCTCTGGGGAGGCGAGACCGCAAGGCCGCGCTCCGGCTGCTGGGGAATCTGCTGGAGGCTGGGGAAGCGCCTCTGGTCATCGTTTCCATGATGGCCAGGCATTTTCGGCAAATACTTATCGCCAAAGAACTTTTAGCGGAAGGGTGCGGGCCGCGCGAGATCAGCCGCGCCGCCCAGGTGCCGGAATTCATCTTGAGTGATTTTCTGCGGCAGGCCAAAGCCTTGGAGCCGGAAATGGCCCGCAACATGTATCAACGGCTTGCCCACATTGATCGCAGCTTCAAATCCTCCCGCCCGGACGAGAGATTGCTTCTGGAGCAACTGGTCTGCTCGCTTTGA
- a CDS encoding site-2 protease family protein, with the protein MNVSPPGWREWRFPAFLFLTTLLSTMFAGLFYVYGDNTGIMRMAWAVFVHPSLLLEGIPFSFTLIAILLAHEMGHFLACRHYGIRCTPPFFLPFPVSYAGTLGAFIRIRSHFQHKRALFDVGIAGPLAGFAFVVPALIVGIAFSKLIPKGSVHDGIGFGEPLLFRLVGKAVLGYAPETQDMLADPIAMAAWFGLLATSLNLFPIWQLDGGHITYALFGRERQKKVSIGASIALMLVSFAGWPIPSYLIFACLIFFFGMRFRFYHPPTLYEEEGIGTAREILGIMALFILILSFTPIPIYLS; encoded by the coding sequence GTGAACGTGAGCCCGCCCGGTTGGCGCGAGTGGCGTTTCCCCGCTTTTCTTTTTCTGACAACGCTTTTGAGCACTATGTTCGCCGGCCTGTTCTATGTCTACGGCGATAACACAGGGATCATGCGAATGGCGTGGGCGGTTTTTGTGCATCCCTCGCTCTTGCTGGAAGGGATACCCTTTTCCTTCACCTTGATCGCGATTCTCCTGGCCCATGAGATGGGCCATTTCCTTGCCTGTCGCCACTACGGCATTCGCTGCACGCCGCCTTTCTTCCTTCCCTTTCCCGTTTCCTATGCAGGCACGCTGGGCGCGTTCATCCGGATCCGATCGCACTTTCAGCACAAACGCGCCCTCTTCGACGTAGGCATTGCGGGACCGCTCGCGGGCTTTGCCTTTGTGGTTCCGGCACTCATTGTCGGTATCGCCTTTTCGAAGCTGATCCCCAAGGGCAGTGTTCACGACGGCATCGGCTTCGGAGAGCCGCTTCTGTTTCGCTTGGTGGGCAAGGCCGTACTGGGTTATGCGCCCGAGACGCAGGACATGCTGGCAGATCCGATTGCCATGGCCGCCTGGTTTGGGCTGCTCGCCACCAGCCTGAACCTGTTCCCGATCTGGCAGCTCGACGGGGGACATATCACTTATGCCTTGTTCGGCAGAGAGCGCCAAAAAAAAGTGTCCATCGGTGCATCTATTGCCTTGATGCTGGTCAGCTTCGCCGGGTGGCCAATTCCCTCCTACTTGATATTTGCCTGTCTGATTTTCTTCTTCGGCATGCGCTTCCGCTTCTATCATCCGCCTACGCTCTATGAAGAGGAGGGGATCGGCACCGCACGCGAGATCCTGGGAATCATGGCGCTGTTCATCCTGATTTTGTCCTTCACCCCTATCCCGATCTACCTCTCTTGA
- the recO gene encoding DNA repair protein RecO — protein MPTREVEAIVLRQYPLSEADRIVVLLTREHGTLRGVAQGAKKMRSRLGGCLEPMNHVRLQYYIKEGADLSRIWQCEIIHSYLGKNPTPDRVFGFGYLAELAQELVPENNPNALLFRLFLAVLAAGERMGANEALLRYFELWALKLNGWLPNYDYCSGCGRCVKDDGFYAWPEAGQGRCGACAENRGVRISSDAARSLHEVLELSPEQYASRAQPGSAARGLERLTQTLIEWHLEKRLKSYHNLKEMLRGS, from the coding sequence ATGCCAACCCGTGAAGTAGAGGCCATCGTTCTGCGGCAGTACCCGCTTTCCGAAGCGGATCGGATCGTCGTCCTCCTGACACGCGAACATGGAACGCTGCGAGGCGTGGCTCAAGGCGCCAAGAAGATGCGCAGCCGCCTGGGCGGATGCCTGGAGCCCATGAATCACGTGCGGCTGCAATACTATATCAAGGAAGGCGCCGATCTCTCCCGCATCTGGCAGTGCGAAATCATTCACTCCTACCTGGGCAAGAATCCGACGCCGGACCGGGTCTTCGGATTCGGTTACCTTGCCGAACTGGCGCAGGAACTGGTGCCCGAGAACAATCCGAATGCGCTGCTGTTCCGCCTTTTCCTCGCAGTGCTCGCAGCGGGAGAACGCATGGGCGCCAACGAAGCGCTGTTGCGCTATTTCGAGCTCTGGGCCCTCAAGCTCAACGGCTGGCTTCCCAATTATGACTATTGCTCGGGTTGCGGCAGATGTGTTAAAGATGATGGGTTCTACGCATGGCCCGAAGCCGGCCAGGGGCGCTGCGGTGCCTGCGCGGAGAATCGGGGTGTAAGGATCAGCTCGGATGCCGCCCGTTCGTTGCACGAGGTTCTGGAGCTTTCACCGGAGCAGTACGCTTCCCGCGCTCAACCCGGCTCGGCAGCGCGTGGTCTGGAGCGCCTGACGCAAACATTGATCGAATGGCATCTGGAGAAGCGGCTCAAGTCATACCATAACTTGAAAGAAATGCTGCGCGGCAGTTAG
- the glyS gene encoding glycine--tRNA ligase subunit beta has product MDKAELVVEIGTEEIPASMLESATHQLARHLIEDLRTERLGADLDTVWYTPRRMIVGVRDIPRRQEDLIETILGPPRRVAYDAEGKPTRAALAFAEKSAIPLSKIKIVETPKGEYLSAVRRQKGEQAARVLARLIPAAIAKIEFPKAMYWTPDKFRFARPLRWIVALYAGKVVRFALADVESSRYTAGHRFTGKPRIAVRDLTSLRDSLRENGVIVDPAERRATIQTGLDQAAEAAGGRLLADDSLLETVVNLNENPSVVCGAFDRRFLNLPEEILVTVMKEHQKYFSIVNSEGRLLPVFLAVINLSADPGAKIRGGHERVLRARFADAEFFWNSDRKTKLADREASLKSVLFQQKLGSYYAKTQRVLALLPKTAAAAACAGELPDLETAAHLLKCDLVTEMVKEFTDLQGIVGGLYARAEGYPEKVWRPVYEHYMPKASTSPSPSSLGGAVLALTDRLDTVCGCFSVGLIPTGSKDPFAVRRQGNGILKILLDHRIRTSLEQLITWSLEALAAPSSETAAELKKFFEGRLRFLFEEMGYSYDCINAALAVGFDDPADAAERARALQAMRTEQDFLALASSFKRVMNILAQSGSSAEEPDAALMTDAAETTLWQRYLETRPEVEAAGRDGRYGDALRRMASLRGVVDAFFEQVLVMAEDPGLRRNRLALLGRLAQLFLRVADISQIVFERAG; this is encoded by the coding sequence ATGGATAAAGCGGAATTGGTTGTCGAGATTGGTACTGAAGAAATTCCTGCTTCCATGCTCGAAAGCGCCACGCATCAGCTTGCCCGGCATCTCATCGAAGACTTGCGCACGGAGCGGCTGGGGGCTGATCTGGACACGGTGTGGTATACGCCGCGACGCATGATTGTCGGTGTGCGTGACATTCCCCGCCGTCAGGAAGATCTTATCGAAACGATCCTGGGGCCTCCCCGCCGAGTGGCTTACGATGCCGAAGGCAAGCCGACCCGGGCGGCTTTGGCTTTTGCAGAGAAGAGCGCCATTCCTCTCTCCAAAATCAAGATCGTGGAGACACCGAAAGGCGAGTATCTCTCTGCGGTGCGCAGGCAGAAGGGAGAGCAGGCCGCCAGGGTTCTGGCACGCCTGATCCCGGCAGCGATTGCGAAGATCGAGTTCCCAAAGGCCATGTATTGGACCCCGGACAAATTTCGCTTTGCGCGACCCCTGCGGTGGATTGTTGCGCTCTATGCAGGCAAGGTGGTCAGGTTTGCGCTTGCCGATGTCGAATCGTCCCGCTACACCGCGGGTCATCGTTTCACCGGCAAACCCAGAATCGCCGTTCGGGATCTGACTTCCCTTAGAGACTCTCTGCGGGAAAACGGTGTGATCGTCGATCCCGCGGAGCGGCGGGCCACGATCCAGACGGGCCTGGATCAAGCGGCTGAGGCCGCCGGCGGCCGCCTGCTCGCCGACGACAGCCTGCTCGAAACGGTGGTCAACCTCAATGAGAATCCCTCAGTTGTCTGCGGAGCCTTCGACCGGAGATTTCTCAACCTTCCCGAGGAGATTCTGGTCACCGTCATGAAGGAGCACCAGAAATACTTCTCAATCGTGAATTCAGAGGGCCGCCTCCTTCCTGTTTTTCTCGCCGTGATCAATCTCAGCGCCGATCCTGGTGCGAAAATCCGCGGCGGGCACGAACGTGTTTTGCGCGCTCGCTTCGCCGACGCTGAGTTTTTCTGGAACAGCGATCGCAAGACCAAACTCGCGGACCGCGAAGCCTCGCTCAAGAGCGTGCTGTTTCAGCAAAAGCTCGGCTCGTATTATGCCAAGACCCAGCGCGTGTTGGCGCTGCTGCCGAAGACGGCAGCGGCCGCCGCCTGTGCCGGCGAGTTGCCGGACTTGGAGACGGCCGCGCACCTGCTCAAATGTGATCTCGTGACCGAGATGGTGAAGGAGTTTACCGATCTCCAGGGGATCGTCGGGGGCCTGTATGCTCGTGCCGAGGGTTATCCTGAAAAGGTCTGGCGCCCCGTATACGAACATTACATGCCTAAGGCCTCCACTTCTCCGTCCCCATCCAGCTTGGGCGGCGCAGTGCTCGCCCTGACCGACCGGCTCGACACCGTGTGCGGCTGCTTCTCGGTTGGACTGATTCCGACGGGTTCCAAGGATCCGTTCGCCGTGCGCAGGCAGGGCAACGGCATCCTGAAGATCCTGCTGGATCATCGTATCCGCACCTCGCTCGAGCAGCTCATCACCTGGAGCCTGGAAGCCCTGGCGGCACCGTCCAGCGAGACCGCCGCCGAGCTCAAGAAGTTTTTCGAGGGGCGGCTGCGCTTTTTATTCGAGGAGATGGGCTACTCCTATGATTGCATCAACGCCGCGCTGGCCGTGGGATTTGACGATCCCGCCGACGCCGCGGAGCGAGCGCGCGCGCTGCAGGCAATGCGAACGGAGCAGGACTTTCTGGCGCTGGCTTCGAGTTTCAAGAGGGTGATGAACATCCTCGCACAGTCCGGATCGTCCGCAGAAGAGCCCGACGCGGCTCTGATGACCGATGCGGCAGAGACTACCCTGTGGCAGCGCTATCTGGAGACGCGGCCCGAAGTCGAGGCGGCGGGCAGGGACGGCCGGTACGGCGACGCTTTGCGCCGGATGGCTTCGCTGCGCGGCGTCGTCGATGCATTTTTCGAGCAGGTATTGGTCATGGCGGAAGATCCGGGACTCCGCAGGAATCGTCTCGCCCTTCTCGGCCGGCTGGCGCAACTATTCCTCAGAGTGGCCGACATTTCGCAGATTGTATTTGAACGAGCTGGTTGA
- a CDS encoding DUF465 domain-containing protein → MNVPIGEAELRQQLLARDEEFKKLAAEHQSYDEQLALLSHRHHLSDEERIQEIRLKKKKLLLKDQMYSIVQRYRREMNSGS, encoded by the coding sequence ATGAACGTTCCGATTGGTGAGGCAGAACTCCGTCAACAGTTGCTTGCGAGGGACGAGGAATTCAAGAAGCTTGCCGCTGAGCACCAGTCCTACGACGAGCAACTGGCATTGTTAAGCCACCGTCACCACCTGAGTGATGAAGAGAGAATTCAGGAAATCAGGCTCAAGAAGAAGAAACTGCTGCTGAAGGATCAGATGTACTCCATCGTTCAGCGATATCGAAGGGAAATGAATTCCGGTTCCTGA
- a CDS encoding phosphatidylserine decarboxylase — protein MINDAYRFILPLLALAALCAYLRLGVAVAVLLLLAVFVGYFFRNPTREIPADDKKIVSPADGRVVRVVSMPRGEGELPGGRSLSIFLNIFDVHVNRAPIRGELERLEYKRGKFKVAYDEEASRVNEQNILTIRGPRTRVVVKQIAGLVARRVVCWKRPGNTLERGELFGLIRFGSRVDVLLPAEVKILVKEGDRVKGGSSVIGEVL, from the coding sequence ATGATCAACGACGCATATCGATTCATCCTTCCTCTGTTAGCGCTGGCGGCGCTCTGCGCCTATCTCAGGCTGGGCGTGGCGGTGGCGGTGCTGCTCCTTCTGGCAGTATTTGTCGGTTACTTTTTTCGAAATCCCACCCGTGAAATCCCCGCAGACGACAAAAAGATCGTTTCACCCGCGGATGGAAGAGTCGTCCGTGTGGTGTCGATGCCGCGGGGCGAAGGTGAACTGCCCGGCGGGCGGAGCCTCAGCATCTTTCTCAACATTTTCGATGTTCACGTCAACCGCGCCCCCATTCGCGGCGAACTCGAGCGCCTGGAGTACAAGCGGGGTAAGTTCAAGGTCGCGTATGACGAGGAAGCGTCGCGTGTTAACGAGCAGAACATCCTGACCATCCGCGGGCCACGTACTCGTGTCGTGGTCAAGCAAATTGCAGGATTGGTGGCCCGCCGCGTGGTATGCTGGAAGCGGCCCGGGAATACTCTGGAGCGTGGGGAGCTCTTCGGGCTGATCCGCTTTGGATCGCGCGTTGATGTTCTTCTTCCAGCTGAGGTCAAGATTCTGGTCAAGGAAGGCGACCGCGTCAAAGGCGGAAGTTCGGTGATCGGAGAGGTCCTCTGA
- a CDS encoding PhoH family protein, which translates to MKKVLLSDRSLQLLFGPLDENIRFLENLFAVTIQARDSSLTIDGEEDNVSLLERILLDFSGLVDKGHNISNGDLKSAFKQIAEDAALSLHDFFPKMQLLAAGKRQVTPKSLNQRRYVEAIRQNDIVFGIGPGGTGKTFLAVAMALTYLLEKGVSRIILTRPAVEAGEKLGFLPGDLEAKINPYLRPLYDALYILMESEKIQRYMETGVIEIAPLAFMRGRTLNDAFIILDEAQNTTSEQMKMFLTRIGLHSKAVITGDITQIDLPFGRSSGLVEARNILSDVEGLAFCYFNESDVVRHHLVRLIIKAYQQHAQNGMSAGGDGNGERET; encoded by the coding sequence ATGAAAAAAGTCCTTCTCTCGGATCGCAGTCTGCAACTGCTTTTTGGCCCTCTCGACGAAAACATCAGATTCCTGGAAAACCTTTTTGCCGTGACGATTCAGGCCCGGGATTCCAGTCTGACTATTGATGGGGAGGAAGACAACGTCAGCCTTCTCGAGCGCATTCTCCTCGATTTTTCCGGCCTGGTGGACAAGGGGCACAACATCAGCAACGGCGACCTCAAGTCGGCGTTCAAGCAGATCGCCGAAGATGCGGCGCTGTCCCTGCACGATTTCTTCCCAAAGATGCAGCTGCTGGCGGCCGGCAAGAGGCAGGTGACGCCCAAGAGCTTGAATCAACGGCGCTACGTTGAGGCGATTCGCCAGAACGATATCGTGTTCGGCATCGGCCCGGGCGGAACAGGCAAGACCTTCCTGGCCGTGGCGATGGCACTCACCTATCTCTTGGAAAAGGGTGTGTCGCGCATTATCCTGACCCGTCCGGCAGTCGAGGCCGGCGAAAAACTCGGTTTTCTTCCGGGTGATCTGGAGGCCAAGATCAATCCGTATCTGAGGCCGCTCTACGATGCGCTTTATATTCTCATGGAGTCGGAGAAGATCCAGCGTTACATGGAGACGGGAGTGATCGAGATCGCCCCCCTGGCTTTTATGCGGGGCAGGACTCTCAACGATGCCTTCATCATACTGGATGAAGCACAGAATACGACTTCCGAGCAGATGAAGATGTTCCTGACTCGAATTGGCCTGCACTCCAAAGCCGTGATTACCGGAGATATCACACAGATCGACCTCCCGTTCGGGCGCAGTTCCGGGCTGGTGGAGGCCAGAAATATTCTCAGTGACGTAGAGGGACTGGCTTTCTGTTATTTCAACGAAAGCGATGTGGTCAGACACCATCTGGTACGCTTGATCATCAAGGCGTACCAGCAGCACGCCCAGAATGGGATGAGCGCTGGTGGCGATGGGAATGGCGAAAGAGAAACATAG